A genome region from Bacteroides stercoris ATCC 43183 includes the following:
- a CDS encoding YncE family protein has translation MIRVLFFIRMTMSRTIQRICLFLFCLPVFGSCMKWDYGEMEDFSVSASGLFITNEGNFQYSNATLSYYDPATCEVENEVFYRANGFKLGDVAQSMVIRDGIGWIVVNNSHVIFAIDINTFKEVGRITGFTSPRYIHFLSDEKAYVTQIWDYRIFIINPKTYEITGYIECPDMDMESGSTEQMVQYGKYVYVNCWSYQNRILKIDTETDKVVDELTIGIQPTSLVMDKYNKMWTITDGGYEGSPYGYEAPSLYRIDAETFTVEKQFKFKLGDWPSEVQLNGTRDTLYWINNDIWRMPVEADRVPVRPFLEFRDTKYYGLTVNPNNGEVYVADAIDYQQQGIVYRYSPQGKLIDEFYVGIIPGAFCWK, from the coding sequence ATGATTCGGGTACTCTTTTTTATCCGAATGACAATGAGCAGAACAATACAACGGATTTGCCTTTTTCTTTTCTGCCTGCCAGTTTTCGGCAGTTGCATGAAATGGGATTACGGAGAGATGGAAGATTTCTCTGTATCGGCCTCTGGTCTTTTCATTACCAACGAGGGGAATTTCCAGTACAGCAATGCCACGCTTTCCTACTACGATCCCGCCACGTGCGAAGTGGAGAATGAAGTGTTTTACCGTGCCAACGGGTTCAAGTTGGGCGATGTGGCCCAGTCTATGGTTATCCGGGACGGTATAGGCTGGATCGTGGTGAACAACTCGCATGTGATTTTCGCCATCGACATCAATACTTTCAAGGAAGTGGGCCGTATCACAGGTTTCACCTCACCCCGGTATATCCATTTTCTGTCGGATGAGAAAGCCTATGTGACGCAGATATGGGACTACCGTATCTTCATCATCAACCCCAAGACATACGAGATTACCGGCTATATCGAATGTCCAGACATGGACATGGAATCGGGTTCCACCGAACAAATGGTACAATACGGCAAGTACGTCTATGTGAACTGCTGGTCGTACCAGAACCGCATCCTGAAAATCGACACGGAGACGGACAAGGTCGTGGACGAACTGACCATCGGCATACAACCTACTTCGCTGGTCATGGACAAATACAACAAGATGTGGACCATCACGGATGGCGGTTACGAGGGCAGCCCATACGGTTACGAGGCACCGTCTCTCTATCGTATAGACGCCGAGACTTTCACCGTAGAGAAACAGTTCAAGTTTAAGCTGGGCGACTGGCCTTCGGAAGTCCAGCTCAACGGTACACGGGATACACTTTACTGGATCAACAACGATATTTGGCGAATGCCGGTGGAAGCCGACCGTGTTCCCGTCCGGCCTTTTCTGGAGTTTCGGGACACCAAATACTACGGCCTTACGGTCAATCCCAACAACGGGGAGGTATATGTGGCCGACGCTATTGATTACCAGCAACAAGGTATCGTGTATCGCTATTCGCCGCAAGGCAAGCTGATCGATGAATTTTACGTGGGAATCATTCCGGGAGCTTTCTGCTGGAAATAA
- a CDS encoding PKD-like domain-containing protein — protein MHRFHYFIISACMLFTSCNKDEVITEEVGGQPIIELDSETGIYTVKVDHELTIAPTYQNVEDALFAWTIDGTLVSSGPSLQRTWNECGDFYVKLRVDNAEGYAEEELKVEVKELTPPVISLALPSQGLKVVRNTDYTFTPDIQHSDVEGFKIEWVREGKIVSTENTYTFNEKELGVYTVTINASNIDGTTTKDVSVEVVETMPYVVKFPTPSYLQTSTDRYTFADRPVFLRPLLEYFDNPRFEWSVDGQVMEGEVERMFKFTPSAPGEYTVSCTVSEDTPTEKISRNIDKGKTAVTATVKVVCVDKKEQDGFRASGSSKLWNKVYEYTPAPGQFINETSTIGGMTGNETSPEAAVAWATQRLKDKLHVSLGSFGGYIIVGFDHSIPNSGNQYDFCVQGNAFDGSSEPGIVWVMQDINGNGLPDDEWYELKGSEAGKEETIQNFEVTYYRPEGKKMDVQWISSDGRNGWVDYLSAYHTQDYYYPAWISENSYTLTGTCLAARNTQDSQTGYWDNQSYDWGYVDNFGNDQIEGGSTVDGSGQRNGFKISNAIHADGTEANLQYIDFIKIQCGVLAKSGWLGEVSTEVFSFEDLTK, from the coding sequence ATGCATCGTTTTCACTATTTTATTATTTCTGCCTGTATGCTGTTCACCTCCTGCAACAAGGATGAAGTCATTACCGAAGAAGTAGGAGGACAACCTATAATAGAACTTGACAGCGAGACCGGTATTTACACTGTCAAGGTCGATCACGAATTGACTATCGCCCCGACATACCAGAATGTTGAAGATGCTCTTTTTGCTTGGACGATAGACGGTACGCTGGTTTCTTCGGGTCCGTCTCTTCAACGTACATGGAATGAATGCGGGGATTTTTATGTCAAACTAAGAGTAGACAATGCGGAAGGCTATGCCGAAGAGGAACTGAAAGTAGAAGTGAAAGAACTCACCCCTCCGGTCATCTCACTGGCACTACCTTCGCAGGGGCTAAAAGTCGTCCGGAATACCGATTACACATTTACTCCCGATATTCAGCATTCGGATGTCGAAGGGTTCAAAATCGAATGGGTACGGGAAGGAAAAATCGTTTCCACCGAGAATACTTATACTTTCAATGAAAAAGAACTCGGTGTTTATACGGTGACAATCAACGCTTCCAATATAGATGGGACAACAACGAAAGACGTAAGCGTAGAGGTCGTGGAAACGATGCCCTACGTTGTCAAATTCCCGACCCCGTCTTACCTGCAAACATCCACGGACAGGTACACTTTTGCCGACCGTCCTGTTTTCCTGCGTCCGTTGTTGGAGTATTTCGACAATCCCCGTTTTGAGTGGAGTGTGGACGGTCAGGTCATGGAAGGAGAAGTGGAACGCATGTTCAAGTTCACGCCGTCCGCACCCGGAGAATACACCGTCTCCTGTACTGTGTCGGAAGACACACCGACGGAAAAAATAAGCAGGAATATCGACAAAGGGAAAACGGCTGTCACTGCCACCGTAAAAGTCGTTTGTGTGGACAAAAAGGAACAAGACGGCTTCCGGGCTTCGGGAAGTTCCAAGCTCTGGAATAAAGTCTATGAATATACCCCAGCTCCCGGCCAATTTATCAACGAGACGAGCACGATAGGCGGTATGACCGGCAACGAAACATCCCCTGAAGCGGCTGTCGCATGGGCAACACAGCGTTTGAAAGACAAACTGCACGTCTCTTTAGGTTCTTTCGGGGGTTATATCATCGTCGGCTTCGACCACAGTATTCCCAATTCGGGTAACCAATATGATTTCTGTGTTCAGGGGAACGCCTTTGACGGCAGTTCCGAACCGGGTATCGTATGGGTCATGCAAGATATAAACGGAAACGGATTGCCGGATGACGAGTGGTACGAACTGAAAGGATCTGAAGCAGGCAAGGAAGAAACAATACAGAATTTTGAAGTGACCTATTACCGTCCGGAAGGCAAAAAAATGGATGTCCAATGGATCAGTTCCGACGGTAGAAACGGCTGGGTAGACTATCTGTCCGCTTATCATACACAAGACTATTATTATCCGGCTTGGATTTCGGAAAACAGTTATACCCTGACAGGCACTTGTCTGGCCGCCCGCAACACCCAAGATTCTCAAACCGGTTATTGGGATAATCAGAGTTATGACTGGGGGTACGTGGATAATTTCGGAAACGACCAGATAGAAGGCGGCAGTACGGTGGATGGAAGCGGACAAAGGAACGGTTTCAAAATTTCCAATGCCATCCATGCCGATGGAACGGAAGCCAATCTGCAATATATTGACTTTATCAAAATACAATGCGGTGTTCTGGCCAAAAGCGGCTGGCTGGGCGAAGTTTCTACGGAGGTATTTTCTTTTGAGGATCTAACCAAATAA
- a CDS encoding phage integrase SAM-like domain-containing protein, whose translation MGRITINGTQAGFSCKKEVSLALWDVKTNRAKGKSEEARTLNQELDNIKAQITRHYQYICDHDSFVTAKKVYNRYVGFSEECHTLMNLFREQLEPYKKKIGIEKAESTYCGLVADYKSLLLFMKSKKNAEDIVIEELEKSFIEDYYNWMLGTCALANSTVFGRVNTLKWLMYIAQEKGWIRVHPFASFECMPEYKRRSFLSEEELQRIIHIEPRYKRQRAMRDMFLFMCFTGLSYVDLKAITYDNIHTDSDGGTWLMGNRIKTGVAYVVKLLPIAIELIEKYRGTDEKKDSPNVSFR comes from the coding sequence ATGGGCCGTATCACCATCAATGGAACCCAAGCCGGTTTCAGTTGTAAGAAAGAAGTGTCCCTCGCTTTGTGGGACGTCAAAACCAACCGGGCCAAAGGCAAGTCCGAGGAGGCCCGTACACTCAATCAGGAGCTTGACAATATCAAGGCGCAAATCACCAGGCACTACCAGTACATCTGCGACCACGACAGTTTTGTTACAGCCAAGAAAGTCTATAACCGCTATGTCGGCTTCTCAGAGGAATGCCACACCCTTATGAACCTTTTCAGGGAACAGCTGGAACCGTATAAAAAGAAAATCGGCATAGAGAAAGCCGAAAGCACCTACTGCGGTCTGGTTGCCGATTACAAGAGTCTCCTGCTTTTCATGAAAAGCAAGAAGAATGCAGAGGATATTGTCATCGAAGAACTTGAGAAATCATTCATCGAGGATTACTACAACTGGATGCTCGGTACATGCGCTTTGGCAAACTCCACTGTCTTCGGGCGTGTCAATACCTTGAAGTGGCTGATGTATATCGCGCAGGAAAAAGGCTGGATACGGGTTCATCCGTTCGCATCATTCGAGTGTATGCCCGAATACAAGAGGCGTTCTTTCCTTTCCGAAGAGGAACTGCAAAGGATAATCCATATAGAACCGAGATACAAACGCCAGCGTGCCATGCGCGACATGTTCCTGTTCATGTGCTTCACCGGTCTTTCCTATGTGGACTTGAAAGCCATAACATACGATAATATCCATACCGACTCCGACGGCGGTACATGGCTGATGGGCAACCGTATAAAAACGGGAGTGGCGTATGTCGTAAAATTATTGCCCATTGCTATCGAACTGATTGAAAAATATAGGGGTACGGATGAAAAGAAAGACTCCCCGAATGTGTCTTTCCGGTAG
- a CDS encoding TonB-dependent receptor plug domain-containing protein: MKRHLILLFVGVSLPFLLAAQQKNSVSITKRVLRIPEVTVVGKRPMKDIGVQRTRFDSIAMKENIALSMADVLTFNSSVFVKNYGRATLSTVAFRGTSPSHTQVTWNGMRINNPMLGMTDFSTIPSYFIDDASLLHGTSSVNETGGGLGGLVRLSTSPANHEGFGLQYVQGVGSFSTFDEFLRLTYGDKHWQSSTRVVYSSSPNDYKYRNRDKKENIYDEDKNIIGSYYPTERNRSGAYKDLHVLQEIYYNTGEGDKFGLNAWYINSNRELAMLSTDYGNDMDFENRQREQTFRGVLSWDRVREKWKVGVKGGYIHTWMAYDYKRDKGNGEMASMTRSRSKINTFYGSADGDYAPSEKWLFTAGVSVHQHLVESADKNIISQEGNKAVVGYDKGRVEFSGSVSAKWRPVDRFAASLVLREDMFGTEWAPVIPAFFIDGVLSKKGNIVAKASISRNYRFPTLNDLYFLPGGNPDLKSEHGFTYDVGLSFSVGKENVYALSGGINWFDSHIDDWIIWLPTTKGFFSPRNLKKVHAYGAETNAHLDIMLGKDWKLDMNGTFSWTPSINESEPMSPADQSVGKQLPYVPEFSATVTGRLSWRTWSLLYKWCYYSQRYTMSSNDYTLTGYLPPYFMNNVTLEKQLSFRWADLSLKGSINNLFDEEYLSVLSRPMPGINFEIFIGITPKFGKNKNSKR, encoded by the coding sequence ATGAAAAGACATCTTATTCTATTGTTCGTGGGGGTAAGCCTGCCCTTTCTGCTTGCCGCCCAGCAGAAAAATTCCGTCAGCATTACCAAAAGGGTACTACGTATTCCGGAGGTTACGGTGGTGGGCAAACGACCTATGAAGGATATAGGCGTGCAACGAACCCGTTTCGATTCCATCGCCATGAAAGAGAACATCGCCTTGTCTATGGCCGATGTGCTGACATTCAACTCATCCGTTTTTGTCAAGAACTACGGACGCGCCACGTTATCCACCGTGGCTTTCCGGGGTACCTCTCCCTCGCATACCCAAGTGACGTGGAATGGTATGCGCATTAACAACCCGATGCTGGGCATGACGGATTTTTCCACCATCCCTTCTTACTTTATCGATGATGCCTCGCTGCTGCACGGAACGTCATCGGTAAACGAAACGGGCGGCGGCTTGGGTGGTCTGGTCAGGCTCTCCACTTCTCCGGCCAACCATGAAGGGTTCGGGTTGCAGTACGTGCAGGGAGTGGGGTCGTTCAGCACGTTCGACGAGTTTCTCCGCCTGACCTACGGTGACAAACACTGGCAGTCCTCCACCCGTGTGGTGTATTCCTCTTCCCCCAACGACTACAAATACCGAAACCGGGACAAGAAGGAAAACATCTATGACGAGGACAAGAACATCATCGGTTCCTATTACCCGACGGAACGCAACCGCAGCGGGGCTTATAAGGATCTGCACGTCTTGCAGGAAATTTATTATAACACGGGCGAAGGCGACAAGTTCGGGCTAAACGCCTGGTATATCAATTCCAACCGGGAACTGGCGATGCTCAGCACGGATTACGGGAACGACATGGACTTCGAGAACCGCCAAAGGGAGCAGACGTTTCGCGGCGTCCTCTCGTGGGATCGCGTGCGGGAGAAATGGAAGGTCGGTGTAAAAGGCGGCTATATACACACATGGATGGCCTATGATTACAAGCGGGACAAGGGAAACGGCGAAATGGCTTCGATGACCCGCTCACGCAGTAAGATTAACACGTTCTACGGAAGTGCGGACGGGGATTATGCTCCTTCAGAGAAATGGCTGTTCACGGCCGGTGTTTCCGTACACCAGCATTTGGTGGAAAGCGCGGACAAAAATATCATCTCGCAGGAAGGTAACAAGGCTGTTGTCGGGTATGACAAGGGACGTGTCGAGTTTTCCGGTTCCGTTTCTGCGAAATGGCGGCCTGTCGATCGTTTTGCCGCCTCGCTTGTCCTTCGCGAGGATATGTTCGGTACGGAATGGGCCCCGGTTATCCCGGCTTTCTTCATCGACGGGGTACTGTCGAAAAAAGGCAATATCGTGGCGAAAGCATCCATCTCCCGGAACTACCGTTTTCCCACGCTGAACGACCTCTATTTTCTGCCGGGCGGTAATCCCGACCTGAAAAGCGAGCACGGCTTCACATACGACGTGGGGTTGTCGTTCTCGGTGGGGAAAGAAAATGTATATGCTTTGAGCGGTGGTATCAACTGGTTCGATTCGCACATCGACGACTGGATCATCTGGCTACCCACAACCAAGGGATTCTTCTCCCCCAGAAACCTCAAAAAGGTACATGCTTACGGGGCAGAGACCAACGCCCACCTTGATATAATGCTCGGAAAGGACTGGAAACTGGATATGAACGGAACTTTCTCGTGGACTCCCTCGATCAACGAGAGCGAACCGATGAGTCCGGCAGACCAATCCGTCGGCAAACAGTTGCCATACGTGCCGGAGTTTTCCGCAACGGTGACCGGACGTCTGTCATGGCGGACATGGAGCCTGCTTTACAAATGGTGTTATTACAGCCAGCGTTATACCATGTCGAGTAATGACTATACCCTGACGGGCTATCTGCCCCCTTACTTCATGAATAACGTGACACTGGAAAAACAGCTCTCTTTCCGATGGGCCGATCTGTCGCTAAAGGGCAGCATCAACAACCTGTTCGATGAAGAATACCTTTCCGTATTGTCCCGTCCCATGCCGGGCATCAATTTCGAGATATTCATCGGCATAACACCCAAGTTCGGAAAAAACAAAAATAGTAAACGATAA
- a CDS encoding DUF4465 domain-containing protein — protein MKRKLRFLAGACLFTATALFSGCSSDDDFLMDPVDSGTSQTRAVTNSDGTLTITFDDFDPGMLAGPTSAGENLYSYQGYPQVTTIYDNTPEEYLFLSMFNTVGGSTEYSSGGIALSNWNIRSNQSGNTGDWWYSYLNQCSVYNTAVEAEGQNKEAGHSGSNFGVVYGYVDAYNQAWMAKPEFYFNVPRKLVGLWICNTSYTYGVITYGNQFGSTGVATPLKEMKGYFQVNLECYDANGGLIRTYKRLLADYRNGQQQVDPITTWDYWEINAEGVQSVKFNFEGSDSGAYGLNTPAYICIDDITIQ, from the coding sequence ATGAAAAGAAAATTACGCTTTCTGGCAGGTGCCTGTCTATTTACCGCAACCGCCTTGTTCTCTGGCTGTAGCTCGGACGATGACTTTTTGATGGACCCGGTTGATTCCGGAACTTCGCAAACCCGTGCTGTGACAAATTCGGACGGTACTTTAACTATCACTTTCGATGATTTCGATCCCGGCATGTTAGCAGGACCTACCTCGGCCGGAGAAAATCTTTATTCGTACCAAGGGTATCCTCAAGTAACCACCATTTACGACAATACTCCGGAAGAATATCTCTTCCTTTCAATGTTTAATACTGTAGGTGGAAGCACAGAGTATTCCAGCGGCGGCATCGCACTTTCCAACTGGAACATCCGCTCCAATCAGTCGGGAAATACCGGAGACTGGTGGTATTCTTATCTAAACCAATGTTCTGTCTATAACACTGCGGTGGAAGCGGAAGGACAGAATAAGGAAGCCGGGCACAGCGGTTCCAATTTCGGTGTCGTTTACGGATATGTGGATGCTTACAATCAGGCATGGATGGCTAAACCAGAATTTTATTTCAATGTTCCCCGGAAATTGGTCGGCCTGTGGATCTGCAACACCTCATACACTTATGGTGTCATTACTTATGGTAATCAGTTCGGTTCTACGGGGGTAGCGACTCCTCTGAAAGAGATGAAAGGGTATTTCCAAGTGAATCTGGAATGTTATGATGCGAATGGCGGTCTGATCCGCACTTACAAACGTCTTTTAGCCGATTATCGTAACGGCCAACAACAGGTTGATCCTATCACGACATGGGATTATTGGGAAATCAATGCCGAAGGGGTGCAAAGTGTGAAATTCAACTTCGAGGGTTCGGATTCGGGAGCATACGGTTTGAATACTCCGGCTTATATCTGTATTGATGATATCACCATACAATAA
- a CDS encoding lipoprotein, with the protein MKIYFLPMLLSLFFLGACDKNDEIIPEDADENFITSVVMTVDGKSYTADITDNTVTITVPYTVSLNNAEVEFKYTTSATIIPDPETVTDWDNERTFRVTSYNGDAREYTYKVVKSEIESDGDVELKTTEEVASFAATKTTVVKGNLIIGSDAEEAEKITDISALASLKEVTGNIVIRNSYNGADLTGLDNIVSAGGLQVGSTDVASKATELHMISMKALETLSGDISVYNDQVTYVLFEKLATIEGSVMFNASSLQSFEFPVLTTVGQDLNLQGLNEENTAAGSIASLEIPELTSVGGVLSVNNLAKLTSMSFLKLKETGGLDFHTVPVMLETINLPEIETVNGSIIMEANMEAPPTGSFVPQRNDVLQAFGGMDKLTTIKGQIKIKNFTALKQLPDWSKITTLGSITLDYLEDVSGTLLLPNARFETFGETAPQIEIINKVQLSKIETAEDLSNVNFVITSLTNNKFPEITFKNIKDFTCKPTTNNTDYTISTIQHVYGNLNVTGQMRSNAKFPDLEIIDGYGYIQIPMFASITMPVLKEVGGQFYLSGNFTSCNLPLLSKVCCSASPVYYKEGEGSLAISLQSKSLDIPELLHVGGEGLFVNKATGITCDKLQTIDGTLQIKSATSLSQETLSMEKLETLHGVVFDGLTKFTDYTFFGKFIENGMITGESWSVTKCGYNPTFQNMKDKQYTQQD; encoded by the coding sequence ATGAAAATTTATTTTCTTCCCATGCTCCTATCCTTGTTCTTTTTGGGAGCGTGTGACAAAAACGATGAAATTATACCTGAAGATGCAGATGAAAATTTCATCACATCGGTCGTGATGACCGTGGACGGGAAATCGTACACGGCCGACATTACGGACAATACAGTAACAATAACCGTTCCCTATACGGTATCGCTGAACAACGCCGAAGTGGAATTCAAGTACACAACTTCTGCAACAATCATACCTGATCCTGAAACGGTAACGGACTGGGATAACGAACGAACCTTCCGGGTGACATCCTATAACGGAGATGCCCGCGAATATACCTATAAGGTCGTGAAAAGCGAGATAGAATCTGACGGAGATGTGGAGTTGAAGACCACCGAGGAGGTAGCTTCTTTTGCCGCAACCAAAACAACCGTTGTCAAAGGGAACCTGATTATCGGCTCTGATGCGGAAGAGGCAGAAAAAATCACTGACATATCTGCATTGGCATCTTTGAAAGAGGTTACTGGCAACATTGTCATTCGTAACAGTTACAACGGTGCAGACTTGACAGGGTTGGATAATATCGTTTCTGCCGGAGGTTTACAGGTAGGTTCGACCGATGTCGCCTCGAAAGCTACGGAACTTCACATGATTTCCATGAAAGCATTGGAAACGCTCTCCGGAGACATATCGGTATATAACGACCAAGTGACGTATGTCCTATTCGAGAAACTGGCAACTATTGAAGGAAGCGTGATGTTCAATGCGTCGTCGTTACAGAGTTTTGAGTTTCCGGTTCTGACTACTGTAGGTCAGGATCTGAATCTTCAAGGACTCAATGAAGAGAACACAGCAGCCGGTTCGATTGCGTCTTTGGAAATACCGGAACTGACAAGTGTCGGAGGGGTCTTGTCCGTAAACAATCTTGCCAAGCTGACTTCCATGAGCTTCCTTAAGCTGAAAGAGACCGGTGGCCTTGATTTCCATACCGTCCCCGTGATGTTGGAAACCATCAACCTTCCGGAAATCGAAACAGTAAACGGAAGTATTATTATGGAAGCCAATATGGAAGCTCCTCCTACCGGTAGTTTTGTTCCCCAACGAAATGACGTGCTTCAGGCTTTCGGTGGAATGGACAAACTGACAACGATAAAGGGACAGATAAAGATAAAGAATTTCACGGCACTCAAACAACTTCCCGACTGGAGCAAGATCACCACACTTGGAAGCATCACGCTGGATTATCTTGAAGATGTGAGCGGAACACTGCTGTTGCCGAACGCCCGATTTGAAACCTTCGGAGAAACAGCGCCCCAGATTGAAATTATAAACAAGGTGCAGCTCTCCAAAATTGAAACAGCCGAAGATTTGTCAAATGTAAATTTTGTCATCACCAGTCTCACGAATAATAAGTTCCCTGAAATCACGTTCAAGAATATCAAAGACTTCACTTGTAAGCCAACCACCAACAATACCGATTATACCATATCGACAATTCAACATGTATATGGAAATCTAAATGTGACAGGCCAAATGCGAAGCAATGCCAAATTTCCCGACTTGGAAATCATAGATGGATATGGATATATCCAAATCCCCATGTTTGCTTCAATCACAATGCCAGTCTTGAAAGAAGTGGGAGGACAGTTCTATTTATCTGGAAATTTTACCAGTTGTAACTTGCCCTTACTATCCAAAGTTTGTTGTTCAGCTTCTCCTGTATATTATAAAGAGGGAGAGGGTTCGTTAGCAATATCTTTACAAAGTAAATCGCTGGATATTCCGGAATTGCTTCACGTAGGAGGTGAAGGGTTGTTCGTTAATAAAGCAACAGGCATTACTTGTGATAAATTACAGACTATAGATGGTACGCTACAGATAAAAAGTGCGACTTCTCTTTCTCAGGAAACACTTTCCATGGAGAAGTTGGAGACCTTGCATGGGGTTGTTTTTGACGGTTTGACGAAATTTACCGACTACACTTTCTTCGGCAAGTTTATAGAAAACGGAATGATTACGGGGGAAAGTTGGAGCGTGACGAAATGTGGGTATAACCCAACCTTCCAAAATATGAAGGACAAACAATATACGCAGCAGGATTAA
- a CDS encoding ABC transporter substrate-binding protein, giving the protein MNALKNLSLILLLSLAFTGCHNKSSKINDFNLLLYAPEYASGFDIKGAGGKESVLITVRNPWQGADSVTTWLFIVRNGEEVPEGFAGQVLKGDAKRIVAMSSTHIAMLDAIGEVRCITGVSGIDYISNPDIQARRDSIGDVGYEGNINYELLLSLDPDLVLLYGVNGASAMESKLEELDIPFMYVGDYLEESPLGKAEWMVVLSEVTGKREKGEKAFAAIPVRYNALKKKVADSTLGTPSVMLNVPYGDSWFMPSTQSYVARLITDAGGRYIYQKNTGNASIPIDLEEAYLLASDADMWLNVGMANSLDDLKASCPKFTDTRCFKNGEVYNNNARTNTAGGNDYYESAVVNPDIVLRDLVKIFHPELVQEECVYYKQLK; this is encoded by the coding sequence ATGAACGCATTAAAGAATTTAAGCCTGATTTTGTTGCTTTCTCTGGCATTTACAGGCTGCCACAACAAAAGCTCAAAAATCAATGATTTCAACCTGCTGCTTTATGCTCCCGAATATGCCTCCGGCTTCGACATCAAAGGGGCGGGCGGGAAGGAAAGCGTACTGATAACCGTCAGGAATCCCTGGCAGGGAGCGGACAGTGTAACCACATGGCTGTTTATCGTCCGCAACGGTGAAGAGGTTCCCGAAGGGTTTGCAGGACAGGTACTCAAAGGAGACGCCAAACGTATCGTGGCGATGTCTTCCACTCATATCGCCATGCTTGACGCAATCGGTGAAGTCCGGTGTATAACCGGCGTTTCGGGAATCGACTACATTTCCAACCCAGACATCCAAGCCCGCCGCGACAGTATTGGCGATGTCGGCTATGAAGGGAACATCAACTACGAGTTGCTGCTCTCGCTCGATCCCGACCTCGTTCTGCTCTATGGGGTGAACGGCGCAAGCGCAATGGAAAGCAAACTCGAAGAACTCGACATACCGTTCATGTATGTCGGCGATTATCTTGAAGAGTCGCCTCTCGGCAAGGCCGAATGGATGGTAGTGCTTTCAGAAGTCACAGGAAAACGTGAGAAGGGTGAAAAAGCCTTTGCCGCAATCCCGGTCAGATACAACGCCTTGAAAAAGAAAGTGGCCGACAGTACCCTCGGCACTCCTTCGGTTATGCTTAATGTTCCCTATGGCGACTCGTGGTTCATGCCTTCAACCCAAAGTTATGTAGCCCGCTTGATTACTGATGCGGGAGGCCGCTATATCTACCAGAAGAACACGGGAAACGCTTCTATCCCCATTGACTTAGAAGAAGCATATCTGCTCGCGTCGGATGCGGACATGTGGTTGAACGTGGGAATGGCGAACTCCCTTGACGACTTGAAGGCATCATGTCCGAAATTCACCGATACCCGATGTTTCAAAAATGGAGAGGTGTATAACAACAACGCCCGTACCAACACAGCCGGGGGTAACGACTATTACGAGTCTGCCGTCGTGAATCCTGACATCGTGCTCCGCGACCTCGTGAAGATATTCCATCCTGAACTGGTGCAGGAAGAGTGTGTGTATTACAAGCAACTGAAATAG